Proteins encoded by one window of Nocardia goodfellowii:
- a CDS encoding esterase/lipase family protein, with protein MTTADRRATEGDTRRSGRLPVIVLALLIALGLSTPAHADVGREPVLLMHGWQGSTTQFAAMRTALEQDGFPVYVVDLPGEENLANAQAIARVVERARQEHGDRQVALVGHSMGGLSARHYLKFLGGTKHTRHYISMGTAQRGYAPACLLPPADGGQLCPLNSFIIQLNSGDPTPPPVTYTFLNSSLDATRNDTIGGNWCRAEIPGVEHADEPADPRFIAAVRHALDGGCG; from the coding sequence CGCGCTACCGAAGGTGACACCCGGCGGAGCGGGCGGTTACCGGTCATCGTGCTCGCCTTACTGATCGCCCTGGGCCTCAGCACTCCGGCCCACGCGGACGTGGGCCGCGAGCCGGTGCTTCTCATGCACGGCTGGCAGGGCTCGACTACGCAGTTCGCGGCTATGCGGACCGCGTTGGAGCAGGACGGTTTCCCGGTCTACGTGGTGGATCTGCCCGGCGAGGAGAACCTCGCCAACGCCCAGGCGATCGCCCGGGTCGTCGAACGGGCCCGGCAGGAGCACGGCGACCGCCAGGTCGCTCTCGTCGGCCACAGTATGGGCGGGCTGTCCGCACGGCACTACCTGAAATTCCTGGGCGGCACCAAGCACACCCGCCACTACATCTCGATGGGCACCGCGCAGCGCGGCTACGCCCCGGCCTGCCTGCTGCCGCCCGCCGACGGTGGCCAACTGTGCCCGCTGAACAGCTTCATCATCCAACTGAACAGCGGTGACCCGACCCCGCCGCCGGTCACCTACACCTTCCTGAACAGCTCGCTCGACGCCACCCGCAACGACACCATCGGCGGAAACTGGTGCCGCGCGGAGATTCCCGGCGTGGAGCATGCCGACGAACCCGCAGACCCCCGCTTCATCGCGGCCGTCCGGCACGCGCTCGACGGAGGCTGCGGATGA